From a single Bacillus pseudomycoides DSM 12442 genomic region:
- a CDS encoding tubulin-like doman-containing protein: protein MTLQVPTILIGLGGIGSTVTHQIYEKLPEERRKKVAMHVFDTDVNTLSKFEHIRKFKTQTSSSKTPREYIAGDPTIPEWFPMDPTILDKPLTEGAGQLRVISRLALRAAMKEDKLTAFWQEIEKIFPVTSDQTEYGVRVIIVTSLAGGTGSGMFLQIALYLREMLRKKLQHHNILIRGAFLMPDALVKTRTISAKEFETVQANGYASLKELHAITLGSTGELSKRGGVTIELEYRPDQVDEDGRTNHTIKEHHLPYNYCFLYDYENLHGHHLHNLSDYMEQMTNTIYLQLFSPMSTSHFAQEDNQIQQLAESNGKARYCGAGTAKLIYPYEHVLKYCALKWAVQGLDESWLHLDQLFQEKKQRYEQDVRRGMQREKPERGKSYLEDLEHLATRPEQAHIFYRQMYNETREGAEGGKVGVAKSKLFLEAVESYVQRTVQKDEELNRLQHECKISAAKLKMMEQMKGEVARVDHAVRLYAYAIPSRVHEHVTTLLYDMIESDRYTPSGSEGQSYQLNTWFLKKTEAVHPVAARFMLYEIRKQLVEKMNRLHENNEQKRNLIQNYDKKFNVSNIDGTVTAVRRVELAQQQGWFGKMFYNQQRTFRKEFEDIVTQYVHKLNEYRKEMLLELVYQSLYQAVNKMIQHWERFFDNLQETRENLLFEIQKRSKEFEGKTNPTNVYVLADEKLQEKIWKDMQQHLNLGVLPKDISAEMYMSLYAEYCRDAQAEESQSKKVEDFYREHILTYCYNELQVRYRDKLELNIIEALRKEADFKKRDRNEYVREKIEDLFHLASPFIPKVAHHRELQYWGIHPSLKQELQEELLQEMFQEKDTVNEAFSPFEVICYRAHYGLSLQDFPKLSSGHLANGFMNDKGDYFQSYYRRVNKLNIKKSNLTPHLDKYWHLPAFMPDLNATQTKLDYDKCNRALLYAYMYRWISLVAVDGQFVYQYNGVGRSFLIQSMGKNISSESYKLHRALLHNPFIYENILSRFEEEQEKAMLQGGHLYTQAFVLGAQDVRWLRKEHVHNILDIILMYDREAKYDPTLEETSDELLRLLLDEIELYFQNYYGTGADMVAKKEKEMFVKQLWDRSYAKGYVDPNSAPYKKWQHLLHVQDEEQDTKTNV from the coding sequence ATGACATTACAAGTTCCAACAATTTTAATTGGCTTAGGTGGAATCGGGAGTACCGTTACACACCAAATATATGAGAAATTGCCAGAGGAACGACGTAAAAAGGTAGCGATGCATGTCTTTGATACAGATGTGAATACATTAAGTAAATTTGAGCATATTCGTAAGTTCAAGACACAAACGAGCTCTAGTAAAACGCCGCGAGAATATATTGCAGGGGATCCAACGATTCCGGAATGGTTTCCAATGGACCCCACTATTCTAGATAAGCCGTTAACTGAAGGAGCTGGTCAACTGCGTGTGATTTCACGCTTAGCTCTTCGGGCAGCGATGAAAGAAGATAAATTGACTGCTTTTTGGCAAGAAATAGAAAAGATTTTTCCTGTCACAAGTGATCAAACAGAGTATGGTGTTCGAGTTATTATCGTTACATCGTTAGCTGGTGGTACCGGTTCGGGTATGTTCTTACAAATTGCGTTGTACCTACGTGAAATGCTTCGGAAAAAACTGCAGCATCATAACATTTTAATACGCGGTGCGTTTTTAATGCCGGATGCACTTGTTAAGACACGTACCATTAGTGCGAAAGAATTTGAAACTGTTCAGGCAAATGGTTATGCGTCATTAAAAGAACTTCATGCGATTACACTTGGCTCAACGGGTGAATTATCAAAGCGGGGCGGTGTAACAATTGAACTAGAGTATCGTCCAGATCAAGTGGATGAAGACGGAAGAACGAATCATACAATTAAAGAGCATCATTTACCATATAATTATTGTTTCTTATATGATTATGAAAATTTACACGGTCATCATTTACACAATCTGTCAGATTACATGGAACAAATGACAAACACGATTTATTTACAGCTATTTAGTCCGATGTCCACAAGTCATTTTGCACAAGAAGATAATCAGATTCAGCAATTGGCAGAATCGAATGGAAAAGCACGTTATTGTGGTGCTGGAACTGCAAAGCTTATTTATCCATATGAGCATGTGCTAAAATACTGTGCCTTGAAATGGGCTGTGCAAGGATTAGATGAATCCTGGCTACATTTAGATCAATTGTTTCAAGAGAAAAAACAGCGGTATGAACAAGATGTTCGTCGTGGTATGCAGCGTGAGAAGCCAGAGCGGGGAAAGAGTTATTTAGAAGATTTAGAGCATCTTGCCACTCGCCCAGAGCAAGCACATATTTTCTATAGACAAATGTACAATGAAACACGCGAAGGTGCAGAAGGTGGTAAGGTAGGCGTTGCGAAATCCAAGTTATTTTTAGAAGCGGTTGAAAGTTATGTACAGCGTACTGTACAAAAAGATGAAGAATTAAATAGGTTGCAGCATGAGTGTAAAATATCTGCCGCAAAGCTTAAAATGATGGAGCAAATGAAGGGTGAAGTGGCGAGAGTTGATCATGCTGTTAGGTTGTATGCCTATGCGATACCAAGCCGTGTGCATGAGCACGTGACGACACTTTTATATGACATGATAGAATCAGATCGATATACACCGAGTGGATCAGAGGGACAGTCATACCAACTAAATACATGGTTTTTAAAGAAAACAGAAGCTGTTCATCCAGTGGCTGCTCGTTTTATGCTATATGAAATTCGGAAACAATTAGTAGAGAAAATGAATCGTTTACATGAGAATAATGAACAGAAGCGTAATTTAATTCAAAACTATGATAAGAAATTTAATGTAAGCAATATTGATGGTACAGTTACAGCAGTGCGACGTGTTGAGCTGGCGCAACAACAAGGCTGGTTTGGAAAAATGTTCTATAATCAACAGCGTACGTTCCGAAAAGAATTTGAAGATATAGTCACGCAATATGTGCATAAGTTGAATGAATATCGTAAAGAAATGTTACTGGAACTCGTTTATCAATCGCTATATCAGGCAGTAAATAAAATGATCCAACATTGGGAAAGATTCTTTGATAATTTACAAGAAACACGTGAAAATTTGCTGTTTGAAATTCAAAAACGCAGCAAAGAATTTGAAGGGAAAACAAATCCGACGAATGTATATGTGTTAGCAGATGAAAAACTACAAGAAAAAATATGGAAAGATATGCAGCAACATTTAAACTTAGGTGTGCTTCCAAAGGATATATCAGCAGAGATGTATATGAGCTTGTATGCGGAATATTGCCGCGATGCACAAGCAGAGGAAAGTCAATCGAAGAAAGTAGAGGATTTTTATCGAGAGCATATTTTAACATATTGTTATAACGAGCTCCAAGTCCGATATCGTGACAAATTAGAACTCAATATTATTGAAGCATTGCGAAAAGAAGCTGATTTTAAAAAGCGTGATCGTAATGAATATGTGAGAGAAAAAATTGAAGATCTCTTCCATCTAGCAAGCCCATTTATCCCGAAGGTAGCCCATCATCGAGAGTTACAATATTGGGGTATACATCCATCACTAAAACAGGAACTACAGGAAGAACTATTGCAAGAAATGTTTCAAGAAAAAGATACAGTGAATGAAGCATTTTCACCATTTGAAGTAATTTGTTACCGAGCTCATTATGGATTATCATTACAAGATTTTCCTAAGCTTTCATCTGGACATCTTGCAAATGGTTTTATGAATGATAAAGGAGATTATTTTCAGTCTTATTATCGCCGTGTAAATAAATTAAATATCAAAAAATCGAATTTGACACCGCATTTAGATAAATATTGGCACTTACCAGCTTTTATGCCGGACTTAAATGCAACCCAGACGAAGTTAGATTATGATAAATGTAATCGTGCTCTTCTTTATGCATATATGTACCGGTGGATTAGTCTTGTCGCTGTCGATGGTCAGTTTGTCTATCAATATAACGGTGTAGGACGCAGCTTTTTAATTCAGTCCATGGGGAAAAATATTTCAAGTGAAAGTTATAAGTTACATCGGGCATTGCTTCATAATCCGTTTATTTATGAAAATATTCTGTCCCGTTTTGAAGAAGAACAGGAAAAAGCAATGCTTCAAGGTGGACATTTGTATACACAGGCCTTTGTATTAGGGGCTCAAGATGTAAGATGGCTTAGAAAAGAGCACGTTCATAATATTTTAGACATTATTTTAATGTACGACCGGGAGGCAAAATACGATCCAACGTTAGAAGAAACATCAGATGAATTATTGCGATTACTTCTTGATGAAATCGAGTTGTATTTCCAAAATTATTATGGAACAGGTGCAGATATGGTTGCAAAGAAAGAGAAAGAAATGTTTGTAAAACAACTATGGGACCGTTCGTATGCGAAAGGGTATGTTGATCCAAATAGTGCGCCTTATAAAAAATGGCAGCACTTATTACATGTTCAAGATGAAGAACAAGATACAAAAACGAATGTGTAG
- the brnQ gene encoding branched-chain amino acid transport system II carrier protein, with protein sequence MANKVPFSRILVIGLMLFALFFGAGNLIFPAMLGQAAGHNVWIATAGFLITGVGLPLLGVLAFGISDSDDLQTLANRVHPWFSAVYTFILYLAIGPLFALPRAGSVSFEIGVKPFLSDGTETVALLIFTIIFFSITCWFSFNPTKIVDVVGKLLTPIKLTFIGILVVAAFVQPIGPIQAPTKEFVNNSFFKGFQEGYLTMDTLASFVFGIIIINAIKEKGTYDKKEIVSVCAKAAGIAAIVLTIVYTSLSYMGAASVSKLGHLTNGGEVLAKVANYYFSSLGNLLLGLMITVACLTTSVGLVTACSSYFHKVFPKISYKTFAVMLSIFSALIANLGLTELIAVSVPVLTAIYPLAIMLIVLTFLHPIFKGRTEVYQWSLLLTFVVSLFDGLNAANIPIQAINVTFSKILPLYDAGLGWICPAFIGGCIGYFIFVFRMKFITGTPKTNH encoded by the coding sequence TTGGCAAATAAAGTACCCTTTTCTCGTATCCTTGTAATCGGCCTTATGTTATTTGCACTGTTTTTTGGTGCTGGAAATTTAATTTTCCCAGCTATGTTAGGACAAGCAGCTGGGCATAATGTGTGGATTGCTACTGCTGGATTTTTAATTACAGGAGTAGGTCTTCCTTTACTAGGCGTTCTAGCATTTGGCATTTCTGATAGTGATGATTTACAAACATTAGCGAATCGTGTTCATCCTTGGTTCAGTGCTGTGTACACATTTATTCTTTATTTAGCAATTGGTCCGTTATTTGCACTCCCTAGAGCTGGAAGTGTTTCTTTTGAAATAGGTGTAAAACCATTTTTATCTGACGGAACAGAAACGGTTGCATTACTTATTTTCACAATCATTTTCTTTAGTATTACATGTTGGTTCTCATTTAATCCAACGAAAATTGTAGATGTTGTTGGGAAACTTTTAACACCTATCAAACTTACATTCATCGGGATTTTAGTAGTTGCAGCGTTTGTCCAACCAATCGGCCCTATTCAGGCACCTACAAAAGAATTCGTGAACAATTCTTTTTTTAAAGGTTTCCAAGAAGGCTACTTAACAATGGATACACTTGCATCTTTTGTATTCGGTATTATTATTATCAATGCTATAAAAGAGAAGGGTACTTATGATAAAAAAGAAATAGTGAGCGTTTGTGCAAAGGCTGCTGGTATTGCAGCAATTGTATTAACAATTGTCTATACTTCCCTTTCTTATATGGGAGCCGCTAGCGTATCTAAACTAGGGCACTTAACAAATGGAGGAGAAGTATTAGCTAAAGTAGCTAATTATTATTTTAGTTCTTTAGGAAACTTATTGTTAGGCTTAATGATTACTGTTGCATGTTTAACAACAAGCGTTGGACTTGTAACAGCATGCTCTTCATACTTCCATAAAGTATTCCCGAAAATATCTTATAAAACATTTGCTGTTATGCTTTCTATTTTTAGCGCATTGATTGCAAATCTTGGTTTGACAGAATTAATTGCGGTTTCTGTTCCAGTACTTACAGCGATATATCCACTAGCAATTATGCTAATTGTTTTAACATTTCTACACCCTATATTTAAAGGTAGAACAGAGGTATATCAATGGAGCTTACTCCTAACTTTTGTCGTTAGTTTGTTTGATGGACTAAATGCAGCAAATATACCTATTCAAGCAATCAATGTTACTTTTTCTAAAATTCTTCCTTTATACGATGCAGGTTTAGGCTGGATCTGTCCTGCATTTATTGGAGGGTGTATTGGTTACTTTATTTTTGTATTCCGAATGAAATTCATTACTGGTACTCCGAAAACGAATCATTAA
- a CDS encoding DUF1294 domain-containing protein, with product MFVKCMYILCISVVAFSMMGLDKRKAVKKQWRTPESTLFLMSAAGGAIGTWIGMYVFHHKTHKNKFKIGIPLLVAITSYVLWVI from the coding sequence ATGTTCGTAAAATGTATGTATATATTGTGTATTAGTGTCGTTGCTTTTTCGATGATGGGACTTGATAAACGTAAAGCAGTGAAAAAACAATGGCGTACCCCTGAGAGTACATTGTTTTTAATGTCTGCAGCAGGAGGAGCAATCGGAACGTGGATTGGAATGTATGTTTTTCACCATAAAACTCATAAAAATAAATTTAAAATTGGTATACCGCTTCTTGTTGCTATAACTTCATATGTTTTATGGGTAATTTAG
- a CDS encoding vWA domain-containing protein: MKIRICATFIFFLLLCLNPFSTFAKGEEAKERVVSLVYDDSGSMRNNDRWKYANYALQSLVALLDERDRFSYVPMSRPTEALNVTLTNEKRQIEIDQIGAWKNYLNTPFNAVETAMQSIKKEADINGKREFWLIVLTDGAFNELEKEKNGGKEQITQKLEQFKKEMEAKKISLHPVLITMEENLGQQEQQQMNTFKEIWKQEINGIVMPTSGEDGVIQSVNQAAALVANRDPFSSVESVVKTTISGNKLEITTPFPLKRMTLVQQSSTASQYRIERFSKPLAVQSSFSIHAPGESKLYGGITHIGATNHEIIKSGTYTLEIDSGIVKEGLKVLVEPALDYTVSTYDKEDKAKKNVEKMYEGTKAVIEAKPTDLPIQSSYFQAEVELDGKLYPMKWDDKAHVFYYELQIKNQFVRGKVHMNIKGFYRQTREFRIDPIPKAKLSLQVITKDYEEKVTNLDKSKPFVLQPLLNGEPMTEVEVKKLLQSTDVTSHQSINYELRQHDNQIYVYPRPYYSDTFNFTDTGTIEATITINDSKLQEVKKTISFHIQNAPFWERYALIFQFVIPVALLLLLVAILILGWIVRPRFHRKAMLYYEWDQEVAKDWLYQSEPELLRNKWWKHYFGIPFRAERKTVQSVTFIAKKGSKSIFVAKESQVIGMIIDGMFITEEEVGNEHKTLYPNEILLIDRGYGKEIYRYECE; the protein is encoded by the coding sequence ATGAAGATTCGAATTTGTGCCACATTCATCTTTTTTCTATTATTGTGTTTGAATCCTTTTTCAACTTTTGCAAAAGGAGAGGAGGCAAAAGAAAGGGTCGTTTCACTTGTATATGATGATTCTGGCAGCATGAGAAATAACGATCGCTGGAAATATGCCAACTATGCTTTGCAAAGTTTAGTTGCATTATTAGATGAAAGAGATAGATTTTCATATGTTCCAATGAGCCGTCCTACTGAAGCGTTAAATGTCACGCTAACAAATGAGAAAAGACAAATAGAAATTGATCAAATTGGAGCGTGGAAGAATTATTTAAATACGCCGTTTAACGCAGTAGAGACCGCGATGCAATCTATTAAAAAGGAAGCAGACATAAATGGAAAACGTGAATTTTGGCTTATTGTATTAACTGACGGGGCATTTAACGAATTAGAAAAAGAAAAGAATGGTGGTAAAGAACAAATCACGCAGAAACTGGAACAGTTTAAAAAAGAAATGGAAGCGAAAAAAATATCATTGCATCCGGTTTTAATAACAATGGAAGAAAACTTAGGACAGCAAGAGCAACAACAGATGAATACGTTTAAAGAAATTTGGAAGCAAGAGATAAATGGTATCGTCATGCCAACGAGTGGAGAAGATGGAGTTATTCAAAGTGTAAATCAAGCTGCAGCCTTGGTTGCGAATCGAGATCCATTTTCTTCTGTTGAATCTGTCGTGAAAACGACTATATCGGGTAACAAATTAGAGATTACTACACCGTTCCCATTAAAACGAATGACACTGGTACAACAATCTTCTACTGCATCGCAATATCGGATAGAACGATTTTCTAAACCGTTAGCAGTACAATCTTCCTTTTCAATTCACGCACCAGGAGAATCAAAATTATATGGTGGTATTACCCATATCGGCGCTACGAATCATGAAATAATTAAATCAGGGACATACACGTTAGAAATTGATAGTGGTATTGTGAAAGAAGGATTGAAAGTACTTGTTGAACCAGCGCTTGACTATACCGTTTCTACTTATGATAAAGAGGATAAAGCGAAAAAAAACGTTGAGAAAATGTATGAGGGAACGAAAGCAGTGATTGAAGCGAAACCGACGGATTTACCAATACAATCTTCTTATTTCCAAGCAGAAGTAGAACTAGATGGAAAGCTGTATCCGATGAAATGGGATGATAAAGCACATGTGTTTTACTATGAATTACAAATTAAAAACCAATTTGTACGTGGGAAAGTTCATATGAATATAAAAGGGTTTTACAGGCAAACGAGAGAATTTCGAATTGATCCGATACCAAAGGCAAAATTATCTTTGCAAGTCATTACGAAAGATTATGAAGAAAAGGTGACGAATTTAGACAAGAGTAAACCATTTGTCCTGCAGCCATTACTGAATGGTGAACCAATGACAGAAGTGGAGGTAAAAAAGCTACTGCAATCTACTGATGTCACATCGCATCAATCGATTAACTACGAATTGCGGCAACATGACAATCAAATTTATGTGTATCCTCGTCCTTACTACTCCGATACATTCAATTTTACAGATACCGGCACCATAGAAGCTACCATCACTATAAACGATTCAAAGTTACAAGAAGTGAAGAAAACGATTTCGTTTCATATTCAAAATGCACCATTTTGGGAACGGTATGCGCTAATTTTTCAATTTGTAATCCCGGTTGCGTTACTGCTTTTGCTTGTTGCGATTCTTATTTTAGGGTGGATTGTCCGGCCAAGGTTTCATCGTAAAGCAATGTTATATTACGAATGGGATCAAGAAGTAGCAAAAGATTGGCTCTATCAATCTGAACCAGAATTATTAAGAAACAAGTGGTGGAAACATTATTTTGGTATTCCATTTCGAGCAGAACGAAAGACGGTACAATCAGTAACTTTTATAGCAAAAAAAGGTTCGAAGTCTATATTTGTAGCAAAGGAATCACAAGTGATTGGTATGATTATTGACGGTATGTTTATAACAGAGGAAGAGGTCGGAAATGAGCATAAGACATTATATCCGAACGAGATTTTACTAATTGATCGTGGGTATGGAAAAGAAATTTATCGATATGAATGTGAATAA
- a CDS encoding APC family permease, producing MSLLIKKEMNEEKKRVLNQTLGAFDLTLLGIGAIIGTGIFVLTGIVAAKHAGPAIVLSFVLAAIVCACVAFCYAEFASTVPVSGSVYSYTYITLGEIFAFIVGWCVMLEYLLATSAVAAGWSAYFQSLLLGFHIKIPTLFASAPGMGKGGIIDLPAVFIVLVVTFLLSRGAKESARINNIMVIIKLAVILGFIIVGGQYVKPENWQPFLPFGFHGVIGGAATVFFAFLGFDAVATAAEEVKRPQRNVPIGLLVSLCICTILYIGVSFILTGMVPFTELNVADPVAYALRVVGEDKIAGLLSVGAIAGLTTVLLVAMFAFVRVSYSMSRDGLLPKKLSSVHKRFQTPFLNTWITGMLAALLAGLVDLNLLANLVNVGTITAFIFVCIAVIVLRKTNPNIERPFRAPLVPFLPIMSIISCMYLALNLSKVTLISFMVWVMIGILVYFVYAKKHSNVRKRNGA from the coding sequence ATGAGTCTACTAATTAAAAAGGAAATGAATGAAGAAAAGAAAAGGGTATTGAACCAAACGTTAGGAGCATTTGATTTAACTCTTTTAGGAATCGGGGCAATTATTGGAACTGGTATTTTTGTATTAACAGGTATTGTGGCAGCGAAACATGCTGGCCCGGCAATTGTTCTATCTTTTGTATTGGCTGCAATTGTTTGTGCATGTGTGGCATTTTGTTATGCTGAATTTGCTTCTACTGTTCCAGTATCCGGTAGTGTATATTCTTATACATATATTACATTAGGAGAAATTTTTGCTTTTATAGTTGGTTGGTGTGTCATGTTAGAGTATTTATTAGCGACCTCTGCGGTAGCAGCTGGGTGGTCCGCTTATTTTCAATCATTACTTCTAGGATTTCATATTAAAATTCCTACTCTTTTTGCCTCGGCACCGGGCATGGGGAAAGGTGGAATCATTGATTTACCTGCAGTTTTTATTGTTTTAGTTGTTACATTTTTATTAAGTCGTGGTGCGAAAGAAAGTGCGCGTATTAACAATATAATGGTTATTATTAAACTTGCTGTTATTTTAGGATTTATTATTGTAGGTGGACAATATGTGAAACCAGAGAATTGGCAACCATTTCTTCCGTTTGGATTTCACGGTGTTATTGGAGGAGCGGCTACTGTATTTTTTGCCTTTTTAGGTTTTGATGCAGTTGCTACAGCAGCTGAAGAAGTGAAACGCCCACAACGCAATGTTCCAATTGGTCTTCTTGTATCGTTATGTATTTGTACAATTCTTTATATTGGTGTTTCATTTATTTTAACAGGAATGGTACCATTTACTGAATTGAATGTAGCTGATCCAGTTGCATATGCATTGCGTGTTGTAGGAGAGGATAAAATTGCAGGTTTGTTATCAGTAGGAGCCATTGCTGGTTTAACTACAGTTCTTTTGGTAGCCATGTTTGCTTTTGTACGGGTATCTTACTCAATGAGTCGAGATGGATTACTTCCAAAGAAGCTTTCAAGTGTACATAAACGTTTTCAAACACCATTCCTTAATACGTGGATTACAGGAATGCTCGCAGCACTTTTAGCGGGGCTTGTAGATTTGAATTTATTGGCGAATTTAGTGAATGTGGGAACGATAACAGCTTTTATATTTGTATGTATTGCGGTAATTGTACTGCGTAAAACAAACCCAAATATTGAAAGACCATTTCGTGCACCGTTGGTTCCTTTTTTACCGATAATGTCAATAATAAGTTGTATGTATTTAGCTTTAAATCTTTCTAAAGTAACTTTAATCAGTTTTATGGTTTGGGTTATGATAGGTATTTTGGTTTATTTTGTGTATGCTAAAAAGCATAGTAATGTAAGAAAAAGAAATGGCGCATAA